Genomic DNA from Lactuca sativa cultivar Salinas chromosome 8, Lsat_Salinas_v11, whole genome shotgun sequence:
taaatcaaattaagGAGGTTAAAGTGAATGGTTTAATTAAGTTAAAAAAAACCGAGTATGTTTTGTTAATTACTTGAAAGATCAAGAGTTTGTGTAATTTTCAAATGAATATTTTGCATTAATATgacatttattaaaaaataaaaaccaagaTTAGTGAATAACTAAAAAATACACATTTTAACAATCTTGACATTGATATTTCTTATTAGGTATTTGTTTTATAGTTTCAACATTTATTATCATttctattattaattattaagaatGTTTAGTAGGTTTAAGCTGTTAAGGTCGCTTGTGCGAGCTATGTGTTTCTTCATAAAAGTccaattattattttattgtaatgaaaaaaaatatatagattatatatttgttaaaaccaaattgATAGAAAGGGTGTGTTTGACAATCTATGTAAGTTGGAAGATTGGCATATATTAGGAATATACTTTTTGGGATAAAAAGTTGAGTAAGGTTGGAGATAAAACATTATGTACCCCATTTTTCACTTTATTTTTTTACAGGGGGGGGGGGATGGATCGAAGTGTGTTGGAGATGGTCTTTGTCTTTTAATAATAAAGTTGTTAGTCTTTTGGTAATGAAATTGTTAGTATTTTGGTATATGTATTGGATGGGTATGTAAGAACCTTCAAATGTAATGATTATGTGCCTATTTTGTGCAAATCTATCTGTTGTGAACATTGTGTTCTAAAAGCTGTATATAACCATTTTCATGTAACAGATGCAGTATACCGTAAAAAAACCTTAACATAAAAAATAGCAACAGAGTTTGAAGGCTCACATTACCATTTACCATTAAATAGCACAAACATTCAAAATAGCAACAAAGTTTTAAGCCATACACACAACTTGATACAACTACTTAAACCTAAATATAATGTATCAAACAACCAAACACAACAAAAATGTATCAAGGCAATTAATGCCTAACAAAATATTAACATAacttaaaagtttcaaatcatgggGCCTCTATCAACATCATCTTTTGTTGGAGATATTCTTCTTTTATGTTTTGGCTTGCTAATAGGGACATGATGCTTTGGTGCTAGTAGCTTGGTAGGACATGCGATTTTCCCCATATATGAACCTCTCGTTAATTGTTCAACTTTTAATACATATATTTCTTTCCAAGTCTTCAGCCAGTATGTAGGGTGAACCTATGTCTTAGCTATCCTAGCATCCTCATTATTAAGCCTCATATCCCATATAGTTGCAGTGGTGTGCTTGCATGGCATGTCTGTCAGTTCCTATATGAACATGTTTGTTTTCCCATATCAACCACACACTGATCCATACATTGACCTGAAACATGGTACTTCCCATTACCAGAAAACACTGCCCTACACTCTCCtgctttattttatatttttcaaggGTCTTGGTGGTTGTATGAGTTAACAGCCCATTAGCTTTGTCTATTTCCTTTTGAACAATGACAAGTTTCCTCATGATGCACTCCCTAATAAACTCCAAGCAAGTGATAAAACTTATCACGAAAGATTCCATACCTGAGAAGTAGGATGTGTACCAATGCTTAGGTGGAATAGCCTTAACTTGCTCATATGTTGCATTACTTAGTTTCCTTAGTTTTTTCATTACATTATTGAACTGTGGGACAGTAGTTGATGTTGCACATTTCTAACCCACTCAACCTCTTTGTCAATGTTAAGGTGAAAGTCCTTCATATCAACATTAGGGTCATCTAACATGTTATCCTCATCACCTATGAAATCACTATTTGTATTGTCTTCAATATCCTCACTATCTATAGTGTCAATAACCTCTCCACCACTTACATCTTCCACATGAGTCTCAAAATTAGGTTCCATGTGAGGTTGAACATTAGGTTCCACGGGAGGCTCAACATTAGGTTCCACAGGAGGGTAAACATTGGGTTCCACATGAGGTTTAACAATAGGTTCAAACCACTTAAATGTATCAACCCAATGTTTACTAACATTTGAGCTTCCTACCATTGGTTCATTAACATAACTTCCCATGGTTGGTGTATAAATAGAGGTTGAGTTGAGTGTAAGGTTTGGTTCACCTATTACAATATTTGATTAAACCAAACTTTCACGCAATGTAACATGGGGTTGGTCAAAGCTTGTTCCATTTAATGCAATAGGGGGTTGGTTAACATTTTCAACATGCTCTGAAACAGGGGCTTCTTCATTAGGACCATTCAATGTAGTTGAGTCAGTCCATGTCAAGTACAACCTTCTAGAACAAAGGGCCTCTGGAATTTCTTGTATCTTTTAACTTTGCAGTGTTTTGGAACATCTTATATGTATGCAATTTGGTTTTCTAGAACTCTGTGTACACTTTATCAACTTGTGTTAAGATACATATGAGATAAAGTGGATTATATCTTCTTCACTAGCCAATGCATACAAACCAAAGTCTAAATCCCAGATGGGTCGTTTGAAGTGATAATAAGTAAATTTACCTTCTTCCATGCAATCTAGAAtttccatcatctcatccataTCATGTACTGAAAACAAGTCAATGTTGATGGCGCCAATGTATGTTATCTTACCCTTGATGTATTTACGGCTTGGAAAGTCAGTAAAGTCCCCTCATGGTGCAATTGTATGCTAAACATAGATAGATCAttagttgtaaaaaaaaattagttgTTAGGGAAATATTGATGGATGATCAACTGAGTATGGGAAATAATAGAGTATTAGCATATGAACTTTCGAGATCATAATCCTCCCATTCTTTCCTAATCATCTAGCTCACCATCATCACTTACATTGTAGAGGATTCGGGTTTCTTTGCGCAATGGAAATGTTTGAAAGAGGATGAAGTAAGAAACGTTTAGTTATACCCGATGTTGAGCCATACTCATTCATCTATATAAGATctgaaaagacaaaaatacccaTGCGCGCAAGGAAAACGAGGCACTTAAACGACACTCACTAATGGTTTGATTAAAAATAAGATTGGCATGTTTATTCATGTTTACTATTTTCATGAACAACAAATGTTAAGAAGATTAAAATATTTCAATTAGAATTAGAGTATTCTAGATAAATGATATCAATATTTCCAAGATtcatgatttttaaataaaacaaaccTGAATTCAAGAAATTATAAAAACAACTAAAGCAACAAAATGAATCATACAATTGTCGTTTCATGAAAGTAATGACATAACTAGTTGGATAAAAGTACACAACCAAATGGACATTAATATGATTTAGTTACAAGGTGATCACAAAAACGACCACAATAGGAAGATCATATTCACGACCATAGTTTCAACGATCACAAAGTCAAAAGTATGTCTTTGACTACTGAAATATGATGTACTGAAAAAGCAAAAAATTTAAACATTATTTTTTACGAAATAGATGATTGAAGATGGAAGTGATTATTTGATATTATAtccttacattttttttttatttttttggtcaTTTCTGAATGcaacatatgtatatttcatttCAGTTAAACATGGTAGcgaaattttatattattttagtttGACACTATGCATTTTGTAAAACACATAATTATAATAAAACCAACAGAACATTAAACTTGCAAGGAGTAACTAACAAGTAACAACACTGTCCCTTTTTGCCCTCCTTCCTCAttgaaatataataataataataataattttacattATTCATAAATGCTACTGAAATATAACTTATAACTAACACCAATCAACTCATTTTTGGCTcttgaaataaaaacataatttataagTACTAATTATCATACCAGTCAAGAAAAAGAATAGTAAAAGTAAAAACAGCAATAAAAAGCAACAGAAAAACTCTGCTACTGCTGTTCCTCTCTATCGCTTGACTTAGCTCCTTGTTACCCATCTCAACATTCTTTGTTGCTTCAACCGcctataataataaaataaataaataaatgtaagtatttaactattaaaaaaaaaagtaacgtATGTTGCTATTTATTTTCTGACCTGATCATACAAATACTCAATTTGTTGAGCTTGTTGCAACACATGTGTCGACATCAAATGATTCAATGCCGACATCTCTACCATCTTTGTTTCGGTGTCACGCGCAGCATCAAGAAGACTCGATAACTCCACCTACAAGGGTATTATCGTCATTTTCCGTAATACACACGAATATCATGGGGACTAATTAATAGTATACCTGAAGAGCACGTGTTTCATCATCTAAAACTTGCTGTTGTACTTTCATGGGTTCAGTTGTAATTTCACTTTGGTCCCTCGTCTCTGATGAACTTGTTGTTTCTGTTTTTTCAAGTGGGGCCCGCTTTGGTTTTGGTTTTCTTCTTGGCATGGCTCGATTAATAGCTTCTTGAAAACGTATAGCTCTCAGTTGATCAAACTGTGATGTCACTGAATGAAGACTTTCACTTAAAATCAAAACCtataattcaaaaaaataataaaaacattaaaaaaaaaaaacattaattattataaaataaaataaaaattaaacataCCACTCCATGTTTGTGTGCAACAGTATCAGCATTAGCATTGTCACCCCGAATTCCAAGCCAACCTTTTGCATTTGCTTCTTCATCAGTTATGCTGCTTTTCAGAATGTCAATTTGTTCTTTACAAGCTTTTACAAAAACACTAacctgttaaaaaaaaaaaaaaaaagttatgtatTGTAAGACTCGAGtagattacatttttggtccctgggtTTAGCTGAATTTCTCAAATTTGGTCCTAAAAAAGTTCTCTTTTGTAAAATTGGTCCTTATTTAATGATTTTGGTTCGTGTGCATTTTAGTTAACAACCTAGCTGTTAACCTTTtttgaaaatgaccattttgcccttggatcaaagatatatatatttttagagTCTTACTTCATGTTCAATGCTGTCTCTTTCCTCTTCTGTGGTACGATGAGGATCTACATAATCCTTTCTATGCTTTATCAAGAACTGTTCTAGAGTCCCAATGCTTTCTAGCTGAAAAATAAAGTAAGGaaaataagaatttttttttttttaatatttaggaGATTATACAAGAAACAATATGGTAGTAAAGATTTGTGTGTACTGTTTTTAATGCAGCTTTGGTGAAAGGTGATCTTTCACGAGGTTTGTGCATGATGAAAGATGCCATTAGAGCTGCCCTTTTGGCCTGTTGATAACAATTACACTTACACATCAGAAAATCATTAAAGAAAATAATGGTCAAATTGCATAACAAAGATTTGTCAAAGTCAAACAAGGTCAATATAGGAAATGAGAAGAAACCTCGTTAAATCCCAAAGATAAAGCTCCCCTATTGACAGCATCTTTGAAGTCTTCAGTTCGGTCTCTGATCTTAGCCATGCTTTAACATCCACTACAACTCaccttttaaaaaaaatcttcatataaaagaaatagtgttaaaacttttaaaaaaaaatgtaccAACCTTTTTAGAGGGTCACagataatagaaaaaaaataaataaataaagtagtATGCATAAGACAAATAATTAGTATTTCATGATATAATCAAAAGATTCTAAATTCCACAACCTCCCACTTTCTGGTTGTAAATATTAATATACAGAAGTTTCTGAAATAAATGTTACTTTTATCATTAAGGTGAAGAGAGCTCAAAAACAGAGCAAAATCTGGAGATCATGTGTTTTACTTTTAGTGTTTATGTATGAACAATGGTCAACAATGGAG
This window encodes:
- the LOC111919736 gene encoding syntaxin-81; translation: MAKIRDRTEDFKDAVNRGALSLGFNEAKRAALMASFIMHKPRERSPFTKAALKTLESIGTLEQFLIKHRKDYVDPHRTTEEERDSIEHEVSVFVKACKEQIDILKSSITDEEANAKGWLGIRGDNANADTVAHKHGVVLILSESLHSVTSQFDQLRAIRFQEAINRAMPRRKPKPKRAPLEKTETTSSSETRDQSEITTEPMKVQQQVLDDETRALQVELSSLLDAARDTETKMVEMSALNHLMSTHVLQQAQQIEYLYDQAVEATKNVEMGNKELSQAIERNSSSRVFLLLFIAVFTFTILFLDWYDN